The following proteins are co-located in the Tiliqua scincoides isolate rTilSci1 chromosome 8, rTilSci1.hap2, whole genome shotgun sequence genome:
- the DNAAF4 gene encoding dynein axonemal assembly factor 4 isoform X4 has product MPVWLRDYTWEQTASVVHLALRVPVQGASCGRASVFCTERYLKVNFPPFLFEAFLYAPIDDAHSTAKIENGSVFFTLYKKETIMWESLIMENDDKKKMQKIREDAVLKAQENAKAEAEAKAVQTREHRKLALDATIKLEDAERQRIEEQKEAERKKATEELERWKEQNERQKKVQEKDWSRQEQKKTPGKLKQERSTTKSSNQGTSNRTTRGGSTGNMFSEKLKEESVPAPRSVSSIQIKFTPRVFPMALRESRIPEEEEWLCKQAEARRMINADIAEIEDLTEEEKNPDWLKDKGNKMFATGNYLAAVSAYNLAIRINNKIPTLYLNRAACHLRLRNLHKAIEDSSKALDLLIPPVPDNAKARVKAHVRRGTAFCELELYAEGLQDYIAALKIEPSNKTIEEDAEKIRHIIQGSD; this is encoded by the exons ATGCCGGTGTGGCTGCGCGACTACACCTGGGAGCAGACGGCCTCTGTTGTGCACCTGGCCCTGCGCGTGcctgtgcagggagcctcctgcGGGCGCGCCAGCGTCTTCTGCACGGAGCGCTACCTCAAG GTAAATTTTCCTCCATTTTTGTTTGAAGCCTTTCTGTATGCTCCTATAGATGATGCTCACAGTACAGCAAAAATCGAGAATGGCTCAGTTTTCTTCACCCTCTATAAAAAAGAAACAATCATGTGGGAATCCCTTATTATGGAAAATG atGACAAGAAGAAAATGCAGAAAATCCGAGAGGATGCTGTGCTCAAAGCCCAAGAGAAtgcaaaagcagaagcagagGCAAAAGCAGTTCAAACACGAGAACATCGCAAGTTAGCTCTGGATGCCACAATAAAG CTTGAAGATGCAGAAAGACAAAGAATAGAAGAGCAAAAAGAAGCTGAACGGAAGAAAGCCACTGAGGAGCTTGAGAGATGGAAAGAGCAGAATGAGAGGCAAAAGAAGGTGCAAGAGAAAGACTGGTCACGTCAGGAGCAGAAAAAAACACCAGGGAAACTCAAGCAAGAAAGAAGTACAACAAAATCTTCAAATCAAGGAACATCTAATAGAACTACAAGAG GTGGAAGTACTGGAAATATGTTTTCAGAGAAGTTAAAGGAAGAGTCTGTCCCAGCTCCTCGGTCTGTCAGCAGCATCCAAATAAAATTCACCCCTCGAGTCTTTCCTATGGCTCTAAGAGAATCTAGGATTCCAGAAGAGGAGGAG TGGTTATGTAAGCAAGCAGAGGCTCGCAGGATGATAAATGCTGACATTGCTGAGATAGAGGATTTAACAGAAGAAGAGAAGAACCCAGATTGGTTGAAAGACAAGGGAAA TAAAATGTTTGCAACAGGAAACTACCTTGCAGCTGTCAGTGCCTATAACTTGGCAATCCGTATCAATAATAAGATTCCAACATTATACTTGAATCGTGCTGCTTGCCACCTTAGACTGAGAAATCTACACAAGGCAATTGAAGATTCATCTAAG GCCCTGGATTTGTTGATCCCCCCTGTCCCAGACAACGCTAAGGCAAGAGTAAAAGCTCATGTGCGACGTGGAACAGCATTCTGTGAGCTAGAATTGTATGCTGAAG GTCTTCAAGACTACATTGCTGCTCTTAAGATTGAACCCTCAAATAAAACTATAGAAGAAGATGCTGAGAAGATTCGACATATAATTCAAGGAAGTGACTGA
- the DNAAF4 gene encoding dynein axonemal assembly factor 4 isoform X3 codes for MSAEHEKDPAAALKRPRDDAHSTAKIENGSVFFTLYKKETIMWESLIMENDDKKKMQKIREDAVLKAQENAKAEAEAKAVQTREHRKLALDATIKLEDAERQRIEEQKEAERKKATEELERWKEQNERQKKVQEKDWSRQEQKKTPGKLKQERSTTKSSNQGTSNRTTRGGSTGNMFSEKLKEESVPAPRSVSSIQIKFTPRVFPMALRESRIPEEEEWLCKQAEARRMINADIAEIEDLTEEEKNPDWLKDKGNKMFATGNYLAAVSAYNLAIRINNKIPTLYLNRAACHLRLRNLHKAIEDSSKALDLLIPPVPDNAKARVKAHVRRGTAFCELELYAEGLQDYIAALKIEPSNKTIEEDAEKIRHIIQGSD; via the exons ATGATGCTCACAGTACAGCAAAAATCGAGAATGGCTCAGTTTTCTTCACCCTCTATAAAAAAGAAACAATCATGTGGGAATCCCTTATTATGGAAAATG atGACAAGAAGAAAATGCAGAAAATCCGAGAGGATGCTGTGCTCAAAGCCCAAGAGAAtgcaaaagcagaagcagagGCAAAAGCAGTTCAAACACGAGAACATCGCAAGTTAGCTCTGGATGCCACAATAAAG CTTGAAGATGCAGAAAGACAAAGAATAGAAGAGCAAAAAGAAGCTGAACGGAAGAAAGCCACTGAGGAGCTTGAGAGATGGAAAGAGCAGAATGAGAGGCAAAAGAAGGTGCAAGAGAAAGACTGGTCACGTCAGGAGCAGAAAAAAACACCAGGGAAACTCAAGCAAGAAAGAAGTACAACAAAATCTTCAAATCAAGGAACATCTAATAGAACTACAAGAG GTGGAAGTACTGGAAATATGTTTTCAGAGAAGTTAAAGGAAGAGTCTGTCCCAGCTCCTCGGTCTGTCAGCAGCATCCAAATAAAATTCACCCCTCGAGTCTTTCCTATGGCTCTAAGAGAATCTAGGATTCCAGAAGAGGAGGAG TGGTTATGTAAGCAAGCAGAGGCTCGCAGGATGATAAATGCTGACATTGCTGAGATAGAGGATTTAACAGAAGAAGAGAAGAACCCAGATTGGTTGAAAGACAAGGGAAA TAAAATGTTTGCAACAGGAAACTACCTTGCAGCTGTCAGTGCCTATAACTTGGCAATCCGTATCAATAATAAGATTCCAACATTATACTTGAATCGTGCTGCTTGCCACCTTAGACTGAGAAATCTACACAAGGCAATTGAAGATTCATCTAAG GCCCTGGATTTGTTGATCCCCCCTGTCCCAGACAACGCTAAGGCAAGAGTAAAAGCTCATGTGCGACGTGGAACAGCATTCTGTGAGCTAGAATTGTATGCTGAAG GTCTTCAAGACTACATTGCTGCTCTTAAGATTGAACCCTCAAATAAAACTATAGAAGAAGATGCTGAGAAGATTCGACATATAATTCAAGGAAGTGACTGA
- the DNAAF4 gene encoding dynein axonemal assembly factor 4 isoform X2 — protein MSAEHEKDPAAALKRPRAFLYAPIDDAHSTAKIENGSVFFTLYKKETIMWESLIMENDDKKKMQKIREDAVLKAQENAKAEAEAKAVQTREHRKLALDATIKLEDAERQRIEEQKEAERKKATEELERWKEQNERQKKVQEKDWSRQEQKKTPGKLKQERSTTKSSNQGTSNRTTRGGSTGNMFSEKLKEESVPAPRSVSSIQIKFTPRVFPMALRESRIPEEEEWLCKQAEARRMINADIAEIEDLTEEEKNPDWLKDKGNKMFATGNYLAAVSAYNLAIRINNKIPTLYLNRAACHLRLRNLHKAIEDSSKALDLLIPPVPDNAKARVKAHVRRGTAFCELELYAEGLQDYIAALKIEPSNKTIEEDAEKIRHIIQGSD, from the exons CCTTTCTGTATGCTCCTATAGATGATGCTCACAGTACAGCAAAAATCGAGAATGGCTCAGTTTTCTTCACCCTCTATAAAAAAGAAACAATCATGTGGGAATCCCTTATTATGGAAAATG atGACAAGAAGAAAATGCAGAAAATCCGAGAGGATGCTGTGCTCAAAGCCCAAGAGAAtgcaaaagcagaagcagagGCAAAAGCAGTTCAAACACGAGAACATCGCAAGTTAGCTCTGGATGCCACAATAAAG CTTGAAGATGCAGAAAGACAAAGAATAGAAGAGCAAAAAGAAGCTGAACGGAAGAAAGCCACTGAGGAGCTTGAGAGATGGAAAGAGCAGAATGAGAGGCAAAAGAAGGTGCAAGAGAAAGACTGGTCACGTCAGGAGCAGAAAAAAACACCAGGGAAACTCAAGCAAGAAAGAAGTACAACAAAATCTTCAAATCAAGGAACATCTAATAGAACTACAAGAG GTGGAAGTACTGGAAATATGTTTTCAGAGAAGTTAAAGGAAGAGTCTGTCCCAGCTCCTCGGTCTGTCAGCAGCATCCAAATAAAATTCACCCCTCGAGTCTTTCCTATGGCTCTAAGAGAATCTAGGATTCCAGAAGAGGAGGAG TGGTTATGTAAGCAAGCAGAGGCTCGCAGGATGATAAATGCTGACATTGCTGAGATAGAGGATTTAACAGAAGAAGAGAAGAACCCAGATTGGTTGAAAGACAAGGGAAA TAAAATGTTTGCAACAGGAAACTACCTTGCAGCTGTCAGTGCCTATAACTTGGCAATCCGTATCAATAATAAGATTCCAACATTATACTTGAATCGTGCTGCTTGCCACCTTAGACTGAGAAATCTACACAAGGCAATTGAAGATTCATCTAAG GCCCTGGATTTGTTGATCCCCCCTGTCCCAGACAACGCTAAGGCAAGAGTAAAAGCTCATGTGCGACGTGGAACAGCATTCTGTGAGCTAGAATTGTATGCTGAAG GTCTTCAAGACTACATTGCTGCTCTTAAGATTGAACCCTCAAATAAAACTATAGAAGAAGATGCTGAGAAGATTCGACATATAATTCAAGGAAGTGACTGA